A single genomic interval of Procambarus clarkii isolate CNS0578487 chromosome 17, FALCON_Pclarkii_2.0, whole genome shotgun sequence harbors:
- the LOC123747882 gene encoding uncharacterized protein isoform X1 produces the protein MGGKMPEETVETLSDNNAENDGLTPLILPAKEEDQQGLLDLLSNGADINERNDFGDTALIYITKYVCSISFWAAVLTCLLKTETVRLSVDESADSVLRDDVAMLRMMSM, from the exons GGAAGATGCCTGAGGAAACAGTTGAGACTTTGAGCGATAATAATGCTGAAAATGACG GTTTGACACCACTAATACTCCCTGCAAAGGAAGAAGACCAACAGGGGCTGCTCGACCTGCTATCTAATGGAGCTGATATCAACGAACGCAACGATTTTG GAGATACTGCACttatatatattactaaatatgTTTGCTCCATCTCCTTTTGGGCCGCTGTCCTGACCTGTCTCTTGAAGACAGAAACGGTGAGGCTTTCTGTTGATGAGTCTGCTGATTCTGTGTTGAGGGATGATGTAGCTATGTTGAGGATGATGAGTATGTAG
- the LOC123747882 gene encoding uncharacterized protein isoform X2, with protein sequence MPEETVETLSDNNAENDGLTPLILPAKEEDQQGLLDLLSNGADINERNDFGDTALIYITKYVCSISFWAAVLTCLLKTETVRLSVDESADSVLRDDVAMLRMMSM encoded by the exons ATGCCTGAGGAAACAGTTGAGACTTTGAGCGATAATAATGCTGAAAATGACG GTTTGACACCACTAATACTCCCTGCAAAGGAAGAAGACCAACAGGGGCTGCTCGACCTGCTATCTAATGGAGCTGATATCAACGAACGCAACGATTTTG GAGATACTGCACttatatatattactaaatatgTTTGCTCCATCTCCTTTTGGGCCGCTGTCCTGACCTGTCTCTTGAAGACAGAAACGGTGAGGCTTTCTGTTGATGAGTCTGCTGATTCTGTGTTGAGGGATGATGTAGCTATGTTGAGGATGATGAGTATGTAG
- the LOC123747882 gene encoding uncharacterized protein isoform X3, with protein MGGKMPEETVETLSDNNAENDGLTPLILPAKEEDQQGLLDLLSNGADINERNDFGDTALIYITKYVCSISFWAAVLTCLLKTETATQLMGSR; from the exons GGAAGATGCCTGAGGAAACAGTTGAGACTTTGAGCGATAATAATGCTGAAAATGACG GTTTGACACCACTAATACTCCCTGCAAAGGAAGAAGACCAACAGGGGCTGCTCGACCTGCTATCTAATGGAGCTGATATCAACGAACGCAACGATTTTG GAGATACTGCACttatatatattactaaatatgTTTGCTCCATCTCCTTTTGGGCCGCTGTCCTGACCTGTCTCTTGAAGACAGAAACG GCGACACAGCTTATGGGGTCGCGATGA